DNA from Deinococcus aerophilus:
GGGCCAGAGATCCCGGGCGAGCCCTCGACATCTGCCGGCGTCTGCGCGCAGCGGGCGTCACCAGCCTGGAGATCAGCTGGGATGTGTGGCACCTGCCTTACATCGACGCCAGGGCAGTGTCCCAGTGCCTGATGGCCTGCGCCGAAGTCGGAATCGAATCGAATCTCCGGTTGCTCGCCTCCCGTTCTCACGATGCAGACGAGGCGCTTGACCAACTGCACCCTGAAGCTCTGGAGCAGGCCACGCGCATCTCCTGTAATCCGGTCTTTCCCACGGGCCGCGGTGCCCAGACCCTGGATCCCACTGACCTCTATACCCAGGGCACGCTCAATGACAACTGTCACACCACCTTGAACCTGACCGTCAATGCCCGGGGAAATGTCTCGCCGTGTTGTGCCGGTCTGGATCAGACGGATGCCTACGTTTTTGGAAACGTGACGGTCGACCCTGTGTCGGTTATCGCCCACCGCATGAATGCGTCGCCCATGCTCCGTACTGTCGTTTTCGGTGGTATCGCCGCCCTCTTTCCGGTTCTTGAAGCGGCGGGCGTTCCTCCTCAGGGAACCTATACCAGCATCTGTCATGCCTGCTGGTCCATCTTTTCCGATCCTGTGAAGGTGGACGCGCTCAAGACACATTTTGAAGAGGCGCCGCGGCGAGCGGTGCTGGCGGCCCTGGCACAGCTTGAAGCCCATTCGATGGGGGAACCCGCATGACCACCGAATCTGCCATCAATTTTGCGGCCGGGGTCCAACCAGCGGCCCAGTGGTTCAAGTCGGTGGCCCTGATTCTGGAAGAACTCGACGGCGACTTCACGGTGCCCACAGAAGTGCTGTCGGCGTGGATCGAGCAGCATGACCTGTGGCTCAAGACGCAGTGTGGCATTTCCCAGGGCCAGGGGCTGCACCACCTGTACCACCGCGATGTCTCCGTGGTCGGTGACGCTCCGCTGGCCCTCTGGGAGAAGCTGGCTGTTCTTGGAGACACCTGCCGCCGCAATGGACTTGGGTTTTCCATAACGGTGCGGTTCACCCAGGGACTTCAGTTCGCTCGGGAGCTGGATGCTCTGCTGGCCACAGGTGCCGTAAGCAGCCTCGGACTGTGCCTGTTCGATCGGGACGAGGTGTCACGGGAGCAGGCTGTGGATGTTCTCGAGCGGGCCGATCAGGCGGGCGTGAGCCTCGGCCTGCTGGGCTCAGTCGCGCGGTTCCGGATGCTCGGGTTGCTCGCCCGCCCTCAGTTGAATGCCCAGAGCTTTACCCTCTATCCGCTTCGGGAAGCCGATGAGCGCGTGTCGGTCTGGCACCATGATCCTGCGCCCTGCTTCGCCCGCCTGCGGGTTCACGTCGATACGGATGGCGGCCTGTATCCCTGCCTCGGGCTCCTGGGTGTGCCGGCAGCCCGGTTGGGCTTCGTTCAGGATTCCATCGAGAACACGGTGTTTGGGGGCCGTCCCTCACTTCTGCCGCTGGACCGGCTGGCCCGGCAAGGCCCGGGGCCATTTCCCACACTCCATTTGCGACAGTCGGGGCTGCCCGTGATCTGTGAACAGCACCGGTTTGCGCTGCTGGCCGCGTCCGCGGTGGGGAACGCATGACCAGGACGCCTCTGGCTGCGCAGCAGTGGCGCGAGGTGGTCATCGGTCACGATGACCGCCGCCAGGTCCATCGGACGACAGCCTTTCCCTGGCGGTGTATCTGTGCCCTGCGCATCACCGCGCAAGATGGCAGCGTATGGAGTGGAACCGGATGGCTCGCTGGCCCACGACTGGTGATCACTGCTGGCCACTGCGTGTACCTGCACGGGCAAGGCGGATGGGCCCACGAGATCGAAGTTATTCCTGGAGCGAATGGAACGTCTCGTCCCTTTGGTTCCTGTCTCTCGGAAGACCTGTTCAGTGTGTCCGCCTGGACGTCGCGGCAGATGAGAACTCACGACTACGGCGCCGTGTTGCTGCCCGAAGAGATGCCCTACGGCGCAGAACTCGGATACTTCTCGGTCGGCGTGCTGGCAGACCACGAGCTCGCAAATCCTCTGCTGACTGTGGCAGGTTACCCGGCCGACAAGGAGCCCCCCTTTTCTCTCTGGAGCCATGTCCGCCGCGTCATTGACGTCACTTCAGAAACGCTTGCCTACGACGTCGACACAGCGGGAGGCCAGAGCGGTGCTCCGGCCTGGATTGAGTGGAAGACGGAGCCGGTCGTCGTCGGCATTCATACCAACGGCAGCGCCACGAACAATTCAGCCACCCGGATCACGAACAGTGTGATGGCGTCAATGGACCTGTGGTTGCAGGAGGCCCGGAGATGACACGGGAAGATCGCCCAACGGGCATCGTCGCCAGCGTTCGTCGCGCAGACGGCACACCCGTACAAGACGCCCGGGTTCTGCTGGGTGCTGGCCCCTCACATCGTGATCTGGCCGCCCTCAGCAATGCGCTGGGCCAGACCACCTTGACTGGGTTAGAGCCCGGCCTCTACACGGTGGTGGTGCTCAGTCACGGACAGCGCCACGAAGTCCAGATACAGGTTCCTCCAGCGCAGATGGTCGCAGCCGAGATCGTTGTATGAAACGCTGGTGTGCAGGCATCGGCGCGGGTGCCGAGCGTGCCGGAGCGGTCTGCATGCTGCGCCAGTTCCATCACAACCACGCAGCGAAATTGGTGGGCGGCGGCGTGAACCTGACGACCATCTGCCGCCGGCTGAGACGGCAGCTCCAGACGACCTTGCCATATGCCGAGGTGGTGATCACACGGATCCCAAGCAGAGGCGCTGGCAACGACAGCGCCTCTGCCTCACGCATGACCTTTCAAGCGGCGACGCTGTCGGAGAATCCTTCGCAGGACCGGCAACCTTGAGACGCTTTATAACCGGGATGGTGCACCCGTTGATTCATCTGCGCCCGGCCAGGACGGCCGGCATCCGGGAAATGTATGCGCGCCGTCAGTGGAGGTACAGTAGCCTGCGCGCCGTATGGCAGAGTTCATCGCGACAGAAGGCTTCGGCGGCCCGGGAGAGGCTGGGGAAGCCCGCGTATTCGAGGCGGTGAAGGCGGCCTACGCCGGCGAGGAGGCCCTGGGCTTCTGGCGCTACCCGCTGATCACCCGGCAGACCGTGCGGGAACCGGACATCCTCGTCGCCGATCCCGAACTGGGCCTGGTGGTCATCGAGGTCAAGAGTCTGCCCCTGGACATGATCGGCTCGGTCACCGGCTATCAATGGAACCTGACGCGCCCGTACTACGGCAAGAGCGCGATCAACCCGTATCAGCAGGCGCACAAACAGGCGCAGGTGCTGGGCGAGATGGCGGCGCGCAAGTCGCGCCTCACGGGGCTGGCCACGCGGGCCGTCGTCGCGGCGCCGCTGATCACGCGGGACGGGTGGGACGCCCGCTTCGGTCAGCTGCTCAGCGACGTTCCCATGCTCTTCGCGGATCAACTCACCCCGGCGAAGCTGCGCCGGGCGCTGGAACAGACGCCTCCCGTGCGCTACGGCGAACCCCTGGACGACGAGGGCTGGCTGGCGCTGCGCAGCGCCCTGGGCACGAGCGGCAACGTGCCCAGGCGGCAGGTGCGGCACCTGCAGGCCCCCCTGGAATCCCGGCGCAGGATCGACCTGATCGCCCGCTGCGCCCGGCATCTGCACGCCTTTGATCTCCAGCAGGAACTGATCGCCAAGACCATTCCGCCGGGACCACAGCGCATCCGGGGCATCGCGGGCAGCGGAAAGACCGTGCTGCTGGCCCAGAAGGCGGCCAACATGCACCTGCGTCACCCGGAGTGGAACATCGCCCTGGTGTTCTTCTCGCGCTCGCTGTACGACCAGATCAAGTTCCAAGTGGACCACTGGCTGCGGCAGGCGACGAACGGCGAACGAACCCTGCAGACAGCACAGCACCGCCTGCGCATCCTGCACGCCTGGGGCAGCAAGGACCAGCCGGGGTTCTACCGGACCCTCGCGACCCAGGTGAACGTTCCGCCGCTGACGGTGGCGAACACGCCGGACGTCTCGCCCACCGCCAAGCTTCTCTTCGCCTGCAAGGCGCTGCTGGACGACGCGAAGGCCACGGGCACGTCGCTGCAGATTTTCGACGCGGTATTGATCGACGAGGGGCAGGACCTGGTGCACGATGAGGTGTCGCTGAGCTTCCAGGAAAAGCAGGCGTTTTACTGGATGGCCTACCAGAGCCTGCGGCCCGTGGCGCGCGGCGCCCTGCTGGACACGGGGGAACCGGAGTCCAGGCGGCTGATCTGGGCCTATGACGAGGCGCAGTCGCTGGACTCGCTGGTGATCCCCAGCACGCGGGCGCTGTTCGGGGACGCGGGCGCGCAGGTGTTCGGGGCGGGCGTGATGTACAAGGGCGGCATCCGCAAGTCCGAGATCATGAACCGCTGCTACCGCACGCCCGGACCCGTGCTGCTGGCCGCCCACGCGCTGGGGATGGGCCTGCTGCGCGGGGAGGGCATGCTCGCGGGGCTGACCAACCGGGCCGACTGGAAGGCCATCGGCTACGACGTGGAGGGCCAGTTCCGCAGCGGCAGTGAGGTGGTGCTGA
Protein-coding regions in this window:
- a CDS encoding trypsin-like serine peptidase, whose protein sequence is MTRTPLAAQQWREVVIGHDDRRQVHRTTAFPWRCICALRITAQDGSVWSGTGWLAGPRLVITAGHCVYLHGQGGWAHEIEVIPGANGTSRPFGSCLSEDLFSVSAWTSRQMRTHDYGAVLLPEEMPYGAELGYFSVGVLADHELANPLLTVAGYPADKEPPFSLWSHVRRVIDVTSETLAYDVDTAGGQSGAPAWIEWKTEPVVVGIHTNGSATNNSATRITNSVMASMDLWLQEARR
- a CDS encoding NERD domain-containing protein, yielding MAEFIATEGFGGPGEAGEARVFEAVKAAYAGEEALGFWRYPLITRQTVREPDILVADPELGLVVIEVKSLPLDMIGSVTGYQWNLTRPYYGKSAINPYQQAHKQAQVLGEMAARKSRLTGLATRAVVAAPLITRDGWDARFGQLLSDVPMLFADQLTPAKLRRALEQTPPVRYGEPLDDEGWLALRSALGTSGNVPRRQVRHLQAPLESRRRIDLIARCARHLHAFDLQQELIAKTIPPGPQRIRGIAGSGKTVLLAQKAANMHLRHPEWNIALVFFSRSLYDQIKFQVDHWLRQATNGERTLQTAQHRLRILHAWGSKDQPGFYRTLATQVNVPPLTVANTPDVSPTAKLLFACKALLDDAKATGTSLQIFDAVLIDEGQDLVHDEVSLSFQEKQAFYWMAYQSLRPVARGALLDTGEPESRRLIWAYDEAQSLDSLVIPSTRALFGDAGAQVFGAGVMYKGGIRKSEIMNRCYRTPGPVLLAAHALGMGLLRGEGMLAGLTNRADWKAIGYDVEGQFRSGSEVVLTRSPENSPNPLPGFTPDPLVTFEDFPDRGAELRALVAAVQRDLSEGGLHPSRHLLIVVPGLNGRPYGLQKAVFQALRDAGVSVYLPGNRDADVPKQRWPDTDPNGFWREGSVTVSPVMQAKGNEADVVYVVGLDHVAAQEDSIQLRNQLFVGVSRTRGWVHLSGAGMARTELADEIRRVIAADGTLRFVYRPPKRQLDDVG
- a CDS encoding carboxypeptidase-like regulatory domain-containing protein, whose product is MTREDRPTGIVASVRRADGTPVQDARVLLGAGPSHRDLAALSNALGQTTLTGLEPGLYTVVVLSHGQRHEVQIQVPPAQMVAAEIVV
- a CDS encoding radical SAM protein, yielding MTDGRLSDHDQEALMRLFLMQHMPMHFNALVVERTSRCTAQCAMCYQAAGPRGSDALGDHTLAEADVARVIEDAVTIPNLHPRFHLTGGESFLDVNACMRLFERARDVGFLDLTSTTNAYWARDPGRALDICRRLRAAGVTSLEISWDVWHLPYIDARAVSQCLMACAEVGIESNLRLLASRSHDADEALDQLHPEALEQATRISCNPVFPTGRGAQTLDPTDLYTQGTLNDNCHTTLNLTVNARGNVSPCCAGLDQTDAYVFGNVTVDPVSVIAHRMNASPMLRTVVFGGIAALFPVLEAAGVPPQGTYTSICHACWSIFSDPVKVDALKTHFEEAPRRAVLAALAQLEAHSMGEPA